In a single window of the Anaerocolumna cellulosilytica genome:
- a CDS encoding DUF134 domain-containing protein, with translation MPRNRKYRKVCAEFQHKVFVPEEKGRGYITLTVEELEAMRLCDFEGLDQEEAAVRMEISRGTLQRILYSARHKSAEALCEGKGVRIQGGTYEVAESCCCNYRCKKCKRGRDTASKEI, from the coding sequence GTGCCAAGAAATAGAAAATACAGAAAAGTCTGTGCTGAATTTCAGCATAAGGTATTTGTACCGGAGGAGAAGGGAAGGGGTTATATAACCTTGACCGTTGAGGAACTGGAAGCAATGCGCCTGTGTGATTTTGAGGGTCTTGACCAAGAGGAAGCAGCCGTCAGAATGGAAATATCCAGAGGTACACTCCAAAGAATCCTTTATTCAGCCAGACATAAATCTGCGGAAGCCCTGTGCGAAGGAAAAGGTGTACGTATACAGGGAGGTACCTATGAAGTTGCCGAATCCTGCTGTTGTAATTACCGTTGTAAGAAATGTAAGCGGGGAAGAGACACGGCTTCGAAGGAAATATAA
- a CDS encoding phenylpyruvate tautomerase MIF-related protein — protein sequence MPYISTKTNIVITKEKETTIKEKLGKAIELIPGKSEHWLMLSFEDNASMYFQGKSDSGIAFVEVKLFGSASSSAYDKLTAAITDILKEELELAPDKVYVKYEEVSNWGYNGNNF from the coding sequence ATGCCTTATATTAGCACGAAAACCAATATAGTTATAACAAAAGAAAAAGAAACCACCATTAAGGAAAAGCTTGGAAAAGCAATTGAGTTGATTCCAGGTAAGAGTGAACACTGGCTCATGTTATCTTTTGAAGACAACGCTTCCATGTATTTTCAGGGTAAGTCTGACAGCGGTATAGCATTTGTTGAGGTTAAATTATTTGGAAGCGCTTCAAGCAGTGCATATGATAAGCTGACGGCCGCCATTACCGATATTTTAAAGGAAGAACTGGAACTGGCACCGGATAAGGTTTATGTTAAGTACGAAGAGGTTAGCAATTGGGGCTATAACGGCAATAACTTTTAA
- a CDS encoding TetR/AcrR family transcriptional regulator, whose protein sequence is MGRAYTEEERAELKIKLKEIASTMFMHQGFKDFRIQELTKQVGISLGGFYTFYKDKEALYEEILRDEKHRIRKKILTIIEEENQTPKDFFTDLANVLLDKTTSNKFYTNEYSSLLETLVYNEDPVTTADNLFFIQQIRKIWVKKGIYISASDQELASAVAMLAVLCTHKDKIGVGFDSWYQVIEKLLLDHL, encoded by the coding sequence TTGGGACGTGCATATACGGAGGAAGAACGCGCGGAGCTAAAGATAAAATTAAAAGAGATTGCTTCGACGATGTTCATGCACCAAGGTTTCAAGGATTTTAGAATACAGGAATTAACAAAGCAAGTCGGCATTTCGTTAGGCGGCTTTTATACATTTTACAAAGATAAAGAAGCTCTTTATGAAGAAATCCTGCGTGATGAGAAGCATCGAATACGAAAAAAAATTCTTACAATAATTGAAGAAGAAAATCAAACACCGAAGGACTTTTTTACTGATCTTGCTAATGTTCTTTTAGATAAAACAACCAGCAACAAATTTTACACAAATGAATATAGCAGTTTATTAGAAACATTGGTCTACAACGAGGATCCTGTTACCACAGCGGATAACTTATTTTTCATACAACAAATTAGAAAGATATGGGTAAAAAAGGGTATCTATATTTCTGCCTCCGACCAAGAATTAGCATCTGCCGTTGCTATGCTAGCTGTACTGTGTACTCATAAAGACAAGATAGGCGTTGGTTTTGATTCGTGGTATCAGGTAATAGAAAAGCTACTTCTCGACCATCTTTAA
- the fba gene encoding class II fructose-1,6-bisphosphate aldolase: MLVSAKDMLNKAKAGHYAVGQFNINNLEWTKAVLLTAQELNSPVILGVSEGAGKYMCGYKTVVGMVNGMLEELKITVPVALHLDHGSYDGALKCIEAGFSSIMFDGSHYAIEENIAKTTELVKICNEKGLSLEAEVGSIGGEEDGVVGSGEVADPKECKAIADLGVTMLAAGIGNIHGKYPENWTGLSFDTLADIQKLTGEMPLVLHGGTGIPEDMIKKAINLGVAKINVNTECQLTFAAATREYIEAGKDKSGKGFDPRKLLAPGFEAIKATVKEKMELFGSVGKA, encoded by the coding sequence ATGTTAGTATCAGCAAAAGATATGCTTAACAAAGCAAAAGCAGGCCATTATGCAGTGGGTCAGTTTAACATCAATAATCTGGAATGGACCAAGGCTGTACTATTAACAGCACAGGAGTTAAATTCCCCTGTAATACTTGGTGTATCTGAAGGTGCTGGAAAATATATGTGCGGATATAAAACTGTTGTAGGTATGGTTAACGGAATGTTGGAAGAACTAAAGATTACAGTTCCTGTAGCCCTTCACTTAGACCACGGCAGTTATGATGGAGCATTAAAATGTATAGAAGCAGGATTTTCTTCCATCATGTTCGACGGTTCCCATTATGCAATTGAAGAAAATATTGCAAAGACTACAGAACTAGTTAAAATCTGTAATGAAAAGGGACTATCCTTAGAAGCAGAAGTAGGCTCCATCGGTGGCGAAGAAGACGGTGTAGTAGGTTCAGGTGAAGTTGCAGACCCTAAGGAATGCAAGGCGATTGCTGATCTTGGTGTAACGATGCTTGCAGCAGGTATTGGTAATATTCATGGTAAATATCCTGAAAACTGGACTGGATTAAGTTTTGATACCTTAGCTGACATTCAGAAATTAACAGGAGAGATGCCTTTAGTACTTCATGGTGGTACAGGTATTCCTGAAGACATGATTAAAAAAGCGATTAACCTTGGTGTTGCTAAAATCAATGTTAATACAGAGTGCCAGCTGACTTTTGCAGCAGCAACTCGTGAATACATTGAAGCAGGAAAAGACAAATCAGGAAAAGGCTTTGACCCTCGTAAGCTTTTAGCACCTGGCTTTGAAGCAATCAAAGCAACCGTGAAAGAAAAGATGGAATTATTCGGCTCTGTAGGAAAAGCTTAA
- a CDS encoding NifB/NifX family molybdenum-iron cluster-binding protein: MQESGTYKIAVTTDEKNNVFQHFGKSERFTIYEFNGKELISKATITSNGKGHEELVVFLANQKVKVLICGGIGMGAMEGLMAAGVLVIPGTSGDVDVAVASYLDGSLADRNEPTCNHSHEDGEGCKGECHCHEE; this comes from the coding sequence GTGCAGGAGTCGGGTACCTATAAAATAGCAGTAACAACCGATGAAAAGAATAATGTATTTCAACATTTTGGAAAGTCTGAAAGATTTACAATATATGAGTTTAACGGAAAAGAGTTAATTAGCAAAGCTACAATCACAAGCAACGGAAAAGGACATGAGGAGCTTGTAGTATTCTTGGCGAATCAAAAAGTGAAGGTTCTAATCTGTGGAGGAATCGGAATGGGTGCCATGGAAGGTCTTATGGCAGCGGGAGTTCTTGTAATTCCGGGAACTTCAGGCGATGTTGATGTGGCAGTGGCCTCCTATCTGGATGGAAGTCTTGCAGATAGAAATGAGCCTACCTGTAACCATTCCCATGAAGACGGAGAAGGATGCAAGGGAGAATGCCATTGCCACGAAGAGTAA
- a CDS encoding MFS transporter gives MNKQKRTAILTGLLLCMGTSTIMQTYFSSALPAISDSFRSFAFYSWIHASYILASSAVIILSSGLCQRFGNKRNFIIGSILFGIGTVIAPFSSSMLHLVLSRVVMGIGAGVVVPATYGIIGEHFEKKKYPALFAAFAVVQIVFNGLGSLAGGYLPQITSWKTIFYLLLPLELLSFWLVFHNLPGTVLTMPLEAFQLRQHVLMIIAIFLITLGIEQAYYHQYLLLLTGVAMFFFVVLKDAKGGNILLPKEFVNDPLLRNLCLQVFILGGFYNVCLAYLPSFMQFSMGLSADTAGNLLSIFVILMGVGSVLGGWIKISERSAILMGWTAGLIGSVIIPIFLTLALGLLGLGAGVLMSVLLGYTATRTKEHAAGVNSTVHLVRNFGGSIGTILFQFSLSYPQEYYIGGVLILALAGAIAAAISFRFKHIANKPKV, from the coding sequence TTGAACAAACAGAAAAGAACCGCAATACTCACCGGCTTATTGCTTTGCATGGGAACTTCAACCATTATGCAGACCTATTTCAGCAGTGCACTGCCCGCAATCAGTGACAGCTTTAGATCGTTTGCTTTTTATTCCTGGATACATGCAAGCTACATATTGGCTTCTTCTGCGGTTATCATACTATCAAGTGGACTGTGTCAAAGATTTGGTAATAAGAGAAACTTCATTATAGGTTCTATATTATTTGGTATAGGCACTGTAATAGCCCCCTTCAGCAGCTCGATGCTTCATCTTGTTCTATCCAGAGTTGTTATGGGAATAGGTGCAGGAGTTGTAGTACCAGCAACCTACGGAATCATAGGCGAGCATTTTGAGAAGAAAAAGTACCCCGCACTTTTTGCTGCCTTTGCAGTCGTACAGATAGTATTCAATGGGCTAGGCAGTCTAGCCGGCGGTTACCTGCCTCAAATTACTTCTTGGAAGACCATCTTTTACCTTCTACTTCCATTGGAACTGCTAAGCTTCTGGCTGGTATTTCACAACCTTCCGGGTACCGTTTTAACAATGCCTTTAGAAGCCTTTCAGCTCAGACAACATGTATTAATGATTATCGCTATTTTTCTTATAACCCTAGGCATAGAGCAAGCGTATTATCATCAATATCTATTGCTCTTAACCGGTGTAGCAATGTTTTTCTTTGTGGTATTAAAGGATGCCAAAGGAGGAAACATACTGCTTCCAAAAGAATTTGTAAATGACCCTTTATTGAGAAACCTATGTCTTCAAGTATTTATACTCGGAGGATTTTACAATGTTTGTCTTGCATATCTTCCAAGTTTCATGCAGTTTTCCATGGGCTTAAGTGCAGATACTGCCGGGAATCTGCTGTCCATATTCGTTATTCTCATGGGTGTCGGAAGCGTACTGGGCGGGTGGATTAAAATTTCTGAACGTTCTGCCATCTTAATGGGGTGGACGGCAGGTCTTATAGGCAGTGTTATCATTCCAATCTTCTTAACGCTGGCTCTGGGATTGCTGGGACTTGGCGCTGGCGTGTTAATGTCCGTATTATTAGGATATACTGCAACCCGAACGAAGGAGCATGCTGCCGGCGTGAACAGCACCGTCCATTTAGTCCGCAATTTTGGCGGTAGTATTGGAACCATACTATTTCAGTTTTCACTGAGTTATCCACAGGAATATTATATAGGAGGCGTTTTGATTCTCGCCTTAGCAGGAGCAATTGCGGCAGCTATATCTTTTCGATTTAAGCATATTGCAAATAAACCAAAAGTATAA
- a CDS encoding N-acetylmuramoyl-L-alanine amidase family protein, with amino-acid sequence MAIKIFIDQGHNPSGINAGAEGFGLREQDINYEVGIYLANILNEDPRFEARTSRTTPEQSLGYSNTSSLAERVRLANSWPADYFLSIHCNANDNPAINGTECYVYQNYTQAYYLGERILLAIVSRLGTKNNGVRINPSLYVLRRTNMPSVLIELGYITNYSDAQKLGTRQYDFAYAIYEGLLAYFGLSPQ; translated from the coding sequence TTGGCTATTAAGATATTTATAGATCAAGGACACAATCCATCTGGAATTAATGCCGGGGCGGAAGGTTTTGGGTTAAGGGAACAGGATATTAATTATGAAGTAGGGATTTATCTTGCCAATATTTTAAATGAAGATCCACGCTTTGAGGCTCGCACCTCAAGAACTACACCAGAACAAAGCCTAGGTTACAGCAACACTTCCAGTCTGGCAGAACGGGTACGGTTAGCCAATTCTTGGCCGGCTGATTATTTCTTAAGTATTCACTGTAATGCCAATGACAATCCGGCAATTAACGGAACTGAATGTTATGTATATCAAAATTATACCCAGGCATACTATCTGGGTGAACGAATCCTGCTTGCTATTGTCAGCCGGCTAGGTACGAAAAACAATGGTGTCAGAATAAATCCATCTCTTTATGTTTTAAGAAGAACAAATATGCCTTCTGTCCTGATTGAATTGGGGTACATTACGAATTATTCCGATGCCCAGAAATTAGGTACAAGACAGTATGATTTTGCATATGCTATTTATGAGGGCCTGCTGGCTTACTTTGGCCTAAGCCCCCAGTAG
- a CDS encoding glycoside hydrolase family 26 protein has protein sequence MNNVLKAYNLHMGPAKCAVDLGDGSERGLYVNQDYILHKLGRPHRAINLMFCYYPLDEGFPERASIAHKSDKVTFAWGYPYDDYFPYKGGLHGTLDDEPFTLMRDVRRHGQDVLLTLTIDPHVSDEHLIAIAKDLTTFGRVLFRINHEATGNWFSFNKRCTYQEVADFYVRFHNIVKEYAPNVSTILCLDGVTSFTEDEIEKEEEFKEAVKVTDIWSVDKYMALHWGWPYDVAEKGGTSHKRDTVEQTYRLTKKSYERYKFLNNGESKPMVMSELNADGDVTGPYDQADMVKEFCNMLKTESSDWFSGFTFYQFRDDGRLGLEITDPNNKDVGIEQPVLKTYKEIIHDDYFSPVMTQTEEISLPVTLRWGGSEDATGLSIPLHFAENPVFLEVRFEDEIKDLNLMMEINGKWFYKAPGVTVVDMISAFFEKPLNKACDMTLKLFAPPASGENDSSQGKDWAINYYTTIPKLPQVRLRFAPIEP, from the coding sequence ATGAATAATGTATTAAAAGCTTACAACCTGCATATGGGACCAGCTAAATGTGCAGTTGATTTAGGTGATGGCAGCGAACGGGGTTTATATGTGAATCAGGATTACATACTTCATAAATTGGGACGCCCCCATAGAGCAATTAATTTGATGTTTTGCTATTACCCTCTGGACGAGGGTTTTCCTGAAAGAGCCAGTATTGCCCATAAAAGTGATAAAGTAACCTTTGCCTGGGGTTATCCATATGATGATTATTTTCCCTACAAAGGAGGCCTGCACGGTACCCTTGACGATGAACCCTTTACCTTAATGAGAGACGTCAGACGTCACGGACAGGATGTATTACTTACCCTTACCATTGACCCCCATGTCTCCGATGAGCATTTAATTGCCATTGCCAAGGATTTAACTACCTTTGGACGTGTGTTATTCCGTATTAACCATGAGGCAACCGGTAATTGGTTTTCGTTTAACAAACGTTGTACTTATCAGGAAGTGGCTGACTTCTATGTCCGTTTTCATAATATCGTAAAAGAATATGCACCCAATGTAAGCACCATTCTTTGCCTGGACGGAGTAACAAGTTTTACAGAAGACGAAATAGAAAAAGAAGAAGAATTCAAAGAAGCTGTAAAAGTTACCGATATCTGGTCTGTTGACAAATACATGGCACTGCATTGGGGCTGGCCTTATGATGTTGCTGAAAAGGGCGGTACCAGCCATAAGAGAGATACCGTAGAGCAGACCTATCGGTTGACCAAGAAAAGCTATGAACGTTATAAATTCCTTAATAACGGCGAATCAAAGCCTATGGTAATGTCAGAATTGAATGCGGATGGTGATGTTACGGGGCCTTATGATCAGGCAGATATGGTAAAAGAATTCTGTAATATGTTAAAAACCGAATCCTCCGATTGGTTCAGCGGCTTCACTTTCTACCAGTTCAGAGATGACGGAAGGCTTGGACTTGAGATTACAGATCCTAACAACAAAGATGTAGGTATTGAACAGCCTGTTTTAAAAACTTATAAAGAAATTATTCATGATGATTACTTTAGCCCTGTTATGACCCAGACAGAAGAGATTTCCTTACCGGTTACTTTGCGCTGGGGCGGTTCAGAAGATGCCACCGGTCTTTCGATACCTCTTCATTTTGCTGAGAATCCAGTGTTTCTGGAAGTGCGTTTTGAGGATGAAATCAAAGATTTGAATTTAATGATGGAAATCAACGGTAAGTGGTTTTATAAAGCCCCCGGTGTTACGGTTGTTGATATGATATCTGCTTTCTTTGAGAAACCTCTGAATAAAGCCTGTGACATGACGCTTAAGCTTTTTGCACCTCCTGCCTCCGGTGAAAATGATTCCTCTCAGGGAAAGGACTGGGCGATTAATTATTATACAACCATTCCTAAACTGCCCCAGGTACGCTTACGTTTTGCACCCATCGAACCCTAA
- a CDS encoding DNA polymerase Y family protein, producing MQQRIIFHVDVNSAFLSWEAVYRLEVLGETLDLRTIPSAVGGDSTKRHGIILAKSTSAKKFKVQTGEPIHQALQKCPELLLVPPNRPLYEKCSKSLHSLLHEYTPNIEPFSIDEAFMDMTGACFSYSSPLELANLIRTRVYRELGFTVNIGISTNKLLAKMASDFEKPDKIHTLFPEEVQEKLWSLPLEELYSVGRSSSKTLRDLGLNTIGDIANTNLSVLKAHLGNKHGERVYHYAHGRDASPVVSTPAPSKGIGNSTTLSQDVSDYEEACQILLSLSETVAARLRTENLKSSCIMVELTDCFFNHQSHQTTLLSPIHTTNLIYKTACQLLKEFWNGTPIRLLGIRATKLGEEDYTQLNLFDLVKNEKLEKLDKALDDIRNRFGKDSVKRAAFLEPDKID from the coding sequence ATGCAGCAAAGAATTATATTTCATGTGGACGTTAATTCCGCCTTTTTAAGCTGGGAAGCAGTATACCGTCTGGAAGTCTTAGGTGAAACTCTAGATTTAAGAACCATACCTTCTGCCGTTGGGGGGGATTCCACAAAACGTCACGGTATTATTCTGGCAAAATCAACATCTGCCAAAAAATTCAAAGTACAGACCGGAGAACCAATTCATCAGGCATTACAAAAATGTCCTGAACTTCTGTTGGTTCCGCCAAACCGCCCTTTATATGAGAAGTGCTCTAAAAGCCTGCATTCTTTACTACACGAGTATACTCCCAATATAGAACCTTTTTCCATTGATGAAGCATTTATGGATATGACCGGTGCTTGTTTTAGTTATTCCTCTCCCCTTGAGCTGGCCAATCTCATTCGGACGAGGGTTTACAGGGAACTTGGATTTACTGTAAATATAGGTATTTCTACCAACAAATTATTAGCCAAAATGGCTTCTGACTTTGAAAAACCAGATAAAATTCACACCTTGTTTCCGGAGGAGGTGCAGGAAAAGCTTTGGTCTCTTCCATTAGAAGAACTTTATTCCGTCGGCCGTTCCTCCAGTAAAACCTTAAGAGACTTAGGCCTTAATACTATTGGTGATATTGCCAATACAAACCTTTCTGTATTAAAAGCTCACCTAGGGAATAAACACGGGGAAAGGGTCTATCACTATGCACATGGCAGAGATGCCAGTCCTGTAGTGTCCACCCCTGCTCCCAGTAAAGGAATCGGCAATAGCACCACCTTATCACAGGACGTATCCGACTATGAAGAGGCCTGTCAGATTCTGCTTTCCCTGAGTGAGACGGTGGCTGCCAGACTTCGTACGGAAAATTTGAAATCCAGCTGTATCATGGTGGAGCTTACAGATTGCTTTTTCAATCATCAATCTCACCAGACGACTTTGTTATCACCCATTCATACCACCAACCTGATTTACAAAACCGCCTGTCAGCTATTAAAAGAATTCTGGAATGGTACACCCATTCGTTTATTAGGCATCCGGGCAACTAAGCTGGGTGAGGAGGATTATACCCAATTAAACTTATTTGATTTAGTTAAAAATGAAAAGCTTGAAAAACTGGATAAAGCACTGGATGATATCCGAAACAGATTTGGTAAGGATTCCGTCAAACGAGCTGCCTTTTTGGAACCGGATAAAATCGATTAA
- a CDS encoding PEP/pyruvate-binding domain-containing protein gives MKYIRNFQEVRKEDVSDVGGKGANLGELFHAGLPVPDGFCIMGNAFDEYMHRNDFDTQSLNHSDKLSDSVASGQFWAELEQEITECYTALGQNIRVAVRSSATAEDLPEASFAGQQETYLNVVGKEQLITAIKKCFASLYSVRAVTYRKQANFDTIKVSLAVVIQKMIESEVSGVLFTADPVSQNAEQMMLNASWGLGEAIVSGRVTPDIYIISKAKKCIVDRKLGDKDILICYDTTGVEERKTQAEQRNQFCLTDEQALALFEMGRKVEQHYGSPQDIEWAISKGKLYILQSRPITTLHKTNDIQQKLNASQKAVLNNWIEHCPIPLYPLDVNPCILVEQAKSKVFHDLGISIGGELSMDEKGVLFFTAGTLHISPRIIKIPFILSQFTNYEVNSSNTNCAFSRIKKELHKKSMSDVSHLSVHALLQDLRELMNVSEEIAYIRFRYNIFPSVAISKLLYPALHRVDTSINEYDLLSDLPYKTWKMNVALRQLAGYINNHNELENTIMGLKAADNSTLTDLQNNHPEFSDRLQDFLNEFGWKSSSSYSAFSSVSWFEDMTSLLPLIKVLLQSDKKTTSNNKYQTIHAKIIKSFSAKKASKVIKRIEEIRGYHVNREESLYLIEMCYGLARRIVFELNLRFPELFEQPKDILFLSLEEVYNLSGTIEDYKRKIATRKANRPQNVRLWNSLSLGGKLNDQNTLTGISGNRGLCRGKVKKILTFQEFDKMQPGDILVCRYTDPSWTPLFVLASAVVSDTGGPLSHSAIVAREYNIPAVLGCGNATDALHDGEEILVNGDKGTVQILS, from the coding sequence ATGAAATACATCAGAAATTTTCAAGAAGTAAGGAAAGAGGATGTTTCTGACGTTGGAGGAAAAGGTGCAAATTTGGGTGAACTGTTTCACGCCGGCCTGCCTGTCCCCGATGGATTTTGTATTATGGGAAATGCGTTTGATGAATATATGCATCGAAATGACTTTGATACACAGTCATTAAACCACAGTGACAAACTTAGTGACTCCGTAGCCTCAGGGCAGTTTTGGGCGGAACTGGAACAGGAAATTACAGAATGTTACACTGCTCTTGGGCAGAATATAAGAGTTGCTGTTCGCTCCTCAGCCACTGCGGAAGACTTGCCGGAAGCCAGTTTTGCAGGACAGCAGGAAACATATCTTAACGTTGTCGGCAAAGAGCAGCTTATCACCGCAATCAAGAAGTGCTTCGCATCCTTGTATTCGGTGCGTGCCGTTACCTATCGAAAACAGGCAAACTTTGATACAATCAAAGTGTCCTTAGCAGTGGTTATACAAAAAATGATTGAGAGTGAGGTTTCAGGCGTTCTTTTTACTGCTGACCCGGTCAGTCAAAATGCAGAACAAATGATGCTCAATGCCTCATGGGGACTAGGTGAAGCAATTGTCTCCGGAAGAGTTACACCGGATATTTATATAATTAGTAAGGCGAAAAAGTGTATTGTAGATAGAAAGTTAGGTGATAAGGATATACTTATCTGTTATGATACAACAGGCGTTGAAGAGAGAAAAACGCAGGCAGAGCAAAGAAATCAATTTTGCCTGACAGACGAACAGGCTCTTGCACTTTTTGAAATGGGACGAAAGGTAGAACAGCATTATGGAAGTCCTCAGGATATTGAATGGGCTATTTCTAAAGGCAAGCTATATATATTACAGTCTCGTCCTATTACAACTTTACACAAAACAAATGATATTCAACAAAAGCTGAATGCTTCTCAGAAGGCGGTTTTAAATAATTGGATTGAACATTGCCCTATCCCTCTTTATCCTCTGGATGTAAATCCATGTATATTAGTAGAACAAGCAAAATCAAAAGTGTTTCACGACTTAGGTATTTCAATCGGCGGCGAATTAAGTATGGATGAAAAAGGTGTACTCTTTTTCACAGCAGGTACACTGCACATCTCCCCCCGCATTATTAAAATTCCCTTTATTCTTTCCCAATTTACAAACTATGAAGTTAATTCATCCAACACAAATTGTGCGTTTTCCAGAATCAAAAAAGAACTACATAAGAAATCAATGTCTGATGTCTCCCACCTGTCAGTTCATGCATTGCTACAAGATTTAAGAGAGCTTATGAATGTATCAGAAGAGATTGCATACATACGTTTTCGCTACAATATTTTTCCTTCTGTTGCTATATCCAAGCTGCTTTATCCAGCCTTACACCGTGTAGATACTAGTATTAATGAATATGATTTACTAAGCGACTTGCCCTATAAGACATGGAAAATGAATGTTGCACTCAGACAGCTTGCGGGTTATATAAATAATCACAATGAATTAGAAAATACAATTATGGGACTTAAGGCAGCAGACAATAGTACCCTAACAGACCTTCAAAACAACCATCCTGAGTTCTCTGACCGGTTGCAGGATTTTCTCAATGAATTCGGTTGGAAATCGAGTAGCAGCTATTCTGCCTTTAGCTCTGTATCATGGTTTGAAGATATGACTTCTCTGCTGCCTTTAATAAAAGTCCTGTTACAGTCTGATAAAAAGACCACCTCGAATAACAAGTATCAGACAATCCATGCAAAAATTATTAAGAGTTTCTCTGCCAAAAAAGCTTCTAAGGTAATTAAAAGGATTGAGGAAATACGCGGGTATCATGTAAACCGGGAAGAAAGCCTGTACCTGATTGAAATGTGTTATGGTCTGGCACGCAGAATTGTATTCGAGCTAAATCTCCGCTTTCCTGAACTATTTGAACAACCAAAGGACATTCTTTTTCTTTCATTAGAGGAGGTCTATAATCTATCTGGTACTATTGAAGACTATAAAAGAAAAATTGCAACAAGAAAGGCAAACCGCCCTCAAAACGTAAGATTGTGGAACAGCCTTTCACTTGGCGGAAAATTGAATGACCAAAATACACTGACAGGTATATCCGGTAATCGAGGACTTTGTAGAGGAAAAGTCAAAAAAATTCTAACGTTTCAGGAATTTGATAAAATGCAGCCCGGTGACATTCTGGTGTGCCGTTATACCGATCCGTCATGGACGCCATTGTTTGTCTTAGCGTCCGCTGTCGTATCCGATACCGGCGGTCCCTTATCCCATAGCGCTATCGTAGCAAGAGAGTATAATATTCCTGCTGTTTTAGGCTGTGGCAACGCAACCGATGCATTACATGACGGAGAGGAAATTCTAGTGAACGGAGATAAAGGTACTGTTCAGATTTTATCTTAA
- a CDS encoding trypsin-like peptidase domain-containing protein: MKRLKKLLAAVTICTLLAGGGILSPVYEGAAYVQAAAVKLNVTNSELKIGATLQLKLNGAEKTTRWYSNNEKIAKVSKSGLVTALGKGTVKITAVTGTKKYTSTIKIIPKELTATEVYQKTEKATTEVIAYLSEEEYSLGTGFFIDDGVLVTNYHVVAGGKVIGIVTYDGKVLPATKVLGYDRDIDIAILKIDTQNEVLTTNTEGVTVGETVYSLGSPLGLTATFAEGMISAASRVLEGVTYIQTTAPMSRGNSGGPLLNRYGQVMGINTWQVSEGQNLNFSIHIKELERVKTTNPITVTEFFELSKDDREEGQELTYRLTKGFETQELTTDDSLSLPSIYLEITASY; encoded by the coding sequence ATGAAAAGACTAAAGAAACTGTTGGCAGCCGTTACGATATGTACTTTATTAGCCGGAGGCGGAATCCTGTCACCTGTTTATGAAGGGGCAGCCTATGTACAGGCAGCCGCTGTAAAGCTGAATGTGACAAATTCTGAACTTAAAATTGGTGCAACGCTTCAATTAAAATTAAATGGGGCTGAAAAAACCACACGGTGGTACTCAAACAATGAGAAGATAGCAAAGGTGAGCAAAAGTGGACTAGTAACAGCATTAGGAAAAGGCACCGTTAAAATAACTGCCGTTACAGGCACTAAAAAGTACACCAGTACCATTAAGATAATACCGAAAGAGCTGACAGCCACAGAAGTATATCAAAAGACAGAAAAAGCTACTACTGAGGTGATTGCTTATCTTTCAGAGGAGGAATATAGCCTAGGTACCGGATTCTTTATTGATGACGGTGTGCTGGTAACAAATTATCATGTTGTAGCTGGAGGAAAGGTTATCGGCATAGTAACCTATGACGGAAAGGTTCTTCCCGCTACTAAGGTTTTAGGGTATGACAGGGATATAGATATCGCTATTCTAAAAATAGATACACAAAATGAAGTTTTAACCACGAACACAGAAGGCGTGACAGTTGGAGAAACTGTTTATAGCCTTGGTAGTCCTCTGGGACTTACTGCAACGTTTGCAGAAGGGATGATATCGGCTGCTTCCCGTGTATTAGAAGGGGTTACCTATATACAGACTACCGCACCTATGTCAAGAGGGAACAGTGGAGGTCCACTGCTTAACCGCTATGGTCAGGTCATGGGAATTAATACCTGGCAGGTTAGTGAAGGGCAGAACCTAAACTTTTCAATACATATAAAGGAACTGGAACGGGTTAAAACAACCAATCCAATCACAGTAACAGAATTTTTTGAATTATCAAAGGATGACAGAGAAGAAGGGCAGGAATTAACATATAGATTGACAAAGGGGTTTGAGACGCAAGAATTAACCACCGATGACAGTCTGTCCCTGCCATCCATCTATTTAGAGATAACAGCAAGTTATTAA